A window of Apium graveolens cultivar Ventura chromosome 8, ASM990537v1, whole genome shotgun sequence contains these coding sequences:
- the LOC141678842 gene encoding F-box/kelch-repeat protein At3g23880-like — translation MSVPNKIKQSSLLSVLPDAIIFHEVLIRLPLKSLARFRYVCKSWKSVLCDPNFMQPLLNQSISQNPNDEYLIRTWPGGVAILSRTDLCESPVENIPYSAPCPDYLRMVGSINGLVCFARLSEPRLCFILWNPALNLSKQILLLPEHCCNPNNRYCYRVGFSWDSVANDYKLIAVCTWWTCIKKPGFVYSSRTNCWSNLADPLHVDGLRFPSVIVKGIPYWTCLKLTVILKFEARNNQFTSFTVSRNVGKRYSLVNLNDCLARIEFTVGKTDSMDVYQHDEENNIWCKMLRVNFTENHILSSPTCFKYGGEIVFNGSFYLTDSKAIKIKRLAYEKNINSDIHGYTYTPSLVVLEGMEPIQLPQGGEVDPEVISLLEQKVHRLTTILVGNRHP, via the exons ATGTCAGTCCCTAACAAAATTAAACAATCTTCCCTGCTTTCTGTTCTTCCAGATGCGATAATCTTTCACGAGGTATTAATTCGACTACCATTAAAATCACTTGCACGATTTAGATACGTCTGCAAGTCATGGAAGTCTGTACTTTGTGACCCAAATTTCATGCAACCACTTTTAAATCAAAGCATCTCCCAGAACCCTAACGACGAATATCTCATTCGAACATGGCCTGGTGGTGTAGCAATCCTTTCCCGCACTGATTTATGTGAATCCCCTGTCGAAAATATCCCTTACTCCGCACCTTGCCCTGATTATTTACGTATGGTTGGATCCATCAACGGCTTAGTTTGCTTTGCTCGTCTTTCGGAGCCACGCCTTTGCTTCATATTATGGAACCCTGCTCTTAATCTGTCCAAGCAAATTCTACTACTACCAGAACATTGTTGCAATCCGAATAATCGATATTGTTACCGAGTAGGATTTAGCTGGGATTCAGTGGCAAATGATTATAAGTTAATAGCTGTATGTACATGGTGGACATGTATAAAGAAGCCTGGTTTCGTCTATTCGTCTAGAACAAATTGTTGGAGTAATCTCGCTGATCCCCTGCATGTTGATGGACTTAGGTTTCCCTCTGTAATCGTCAAGGGCATCCCTTACTGGACATGCTTAAAGCTTACCGTGATTCTTAAATTTGAGGCCAGAAATAACCAGTTCACGAGTTTTACAGTTTCGAGAAATGTTGGCAAACGTTACAGTCTTGTGAATTTAAATGACTGCCTTGCACGAATAGAGTTCACAGTAGGAAAAACAGATAGTATGGATGTGTATCAACATGATGAGGAAAATAATATATGGTGTAAGATGTTGAGGGTTAATTTCACGGAGAATCATATTTTATCAAGCCCTACATGCTTCAAGTATGGTGGCGAGATTGTGTTTAATGGAAGTTTCTATTTGACGGATTCCAAGGCAATTAAAATCAAGCGTCTTGCTTACGAAAAgaacataaattctgatattcaTGGCTACACTTACACACCTAGCCTGGTCGTTCTGGAAGGAATGGAACCAATACAGCTTCCACAAGGTGGAGAAGTTGATCCAGAAG TTATCTCACTATTGGAGCAAAAAGTACACCGACTTACCACCATTCTTGTTGGAAACCGACATCCTTAA